The following proteins come from a genomic window of Populus alba chromosome 12, ASM523922v2, whole genome shotgun sequence:
- the LOC140954353 gene encoding AP2/ERF and B3 domain-containing transcription factor ARF14-like: protein MAEFSKLLTKTDIQKRLSLPTKCFKPLPSPKGSHGRDFPAIDESGFAWTFQCSTRKKGHPKPVLSKGWLAFVRHKELKVGDRVKFFKEKDQGGPATPFYRVEAEKEIKIFGVIFGYSPIVAPFP, encoded by the coding sequence atggCAGAGTTCTCAAAGTTGCTAACCAAGACGGATATTCAGAAGAGACTCTCACTGCCTACCAAGTGTTTCAAGCCTCTCCCATCTCCTAAAGGCAGCCATGGCCGAGATTTTCCAGCAATAGATGAGAGTGGCTTCGCCTGGACCTTTCAATGCTCTACTCGCAAGAAAGGACACCCAAAGCCAGTTCTCTCAAAGGGCTGGCTTGCATTCGTTCGCCACAAGGAGCTTAAAGTTGGTGACAGGGTCAAGTTTTTCAAGGAGAAAGACCAAGGTGGTCCGGCAACACCTTTCTATAGGGTTGAAGCtgaaaaggaaatcaaaatatttGGGGTTATCTTTGGGTATTCACCCATCGTAGCCCCATTTCCATGA